A portion of the Candidatus Eisenbacteria bacterium genome contains these proteins:
- the asnS gene encoding asparagine--tRNA ligase: protein MSEKPSVAPAPWTRVADAPSHVGERVEIRGWIVHRRSSGKVQFLVVRDGSGQIQCVAGVKDLPPEQWEAGASLTQESAVIVRGTLKSDARQVGGVELGLDHLVVVSAAVDYPITPKEHGTDFLMDHRHLWLRSPRQQAILRIRAEIVAGFREFMNREGFVLMDAPIFTPNACEGTTTLFETQYFDDRAYLTQSGQLYMEAAAMAFGRVYCFGPAFRAEKSKTRRHLIEFWMMEPEWAFATLEDVIALEERLLVDVVARVLDRRAEDLKTVERDTSKLERVRGPFPRIHYDEAVRMLHAAGREFAYGGDFGAPDETELSGRYETPIFVTHYPAAVKAFYMEPDPDNPALSLSCDCLAPEGYGEIIGGGQRMASLELLTRRIEEHGLPQSAFEWYKDLRRYGSVPHAGFGIGVERTLAWIAGLEHVRESIPFPRMLYRLAP from the coding sequence ATGAGCGAGAAGCCGTCCGTAGCGCCCGCCCCATGGACCCGGGTCGCCGATGCGCCGTCCCACGTCGGCGAGCGCGTCGAGATCCGGGGCTGGATCGTTCACCGTCGCTCGAGCGGCAAGGTGCAGTTCCTGGTGGTTCGCGACGGCTCCGGGCAGATCCAGTGCGTGGCCGGGGTGAAGGACCTGCCGCCGGAGCAGTGGGAGGCGGGCGCCTCGCTCACGCAGGAATCGGCGGTGATCGTGCGCGGGACGCTGAAGTCGGACGCGCGCCAGGTGGGCGGCGTCGAGCTCGGGCTCGATCATCTCGTCGTCGTCTCGGCGGCGGTGGACTACCCGATCACGCCGAAGGAGCACGGCACCGACTTCCTCATGGACCACCGGCACCTGTGGCTGCGCTCGCCGCGCCAGCAGGCCATCCTGCGCATCCGCGCCGAGATCGTCGCCGGCTTCCGGGAGTTCATGAACCGCGAGGGCTTCGTCCTGATGGACGCCCCGATCTTCACGCCGAACGCGTGCGAGGGCACGACGACCCTGTTCGAGACGCAGTATTTCGACGACCGCGCCTACCTCACCCAGAGCGGCCAGCTCTACATGGAGGCGGCGGCGATGGCGTTCGGCCGCGTCTACTGCTTCGGGCCCGCGTTCCGCGCCGAGAAGAGCAAGACACGCCGTCACCTGATCGAGTTCTGGATGATGGAGCCGGAGTGGGCGTTCGCGACGCTCGAGGACGTCATCGCGCTCGAGGAGCGACTGCTGGTGGACGTGGTGGCCCGCGTGCTCGACCGCCGGGCCGAGGACCTCAAGACCGTGGAGCGCGACACCTCGAAGCTCGAGCGGGTGCGCGGGCCCTTTCCGAGAATCCACTACGACGAGGCGGTGAGGATGCTGCACGCGGCCGGGCGCGAGTTCGCCTACGGCGGAGACTTCGGCGCCCCGGACGAAACCGAGCTCTCGGGCCGTTACGAGACCCCGATCTTCGTCACCCACTACCCGGCCGCCGTGAAAGCCTTCTACATGGAGCCGGACCCGGACAATCCGGCGCTGAGCCTGTCCTGCGACTGCCTTGCGCCGGAAGGGTACGGCGAGATCATCGGCGGGGGGCAGCGCATGGCGTCGCTGGAGCTGCTGACCCGCCGCATCGAGGAGCACGGGCTGCCGCAATCCGCCTTCGAGTGGTACAAGGACCTGAGGCGGTACGGGTCGGTGCCGCACGCGGGCTTCGGCATCGGAGTCGAGCGCACGCTCGCATGGATCGCCGGGCTCGAGCACGTGAGGGAGAGCATCCCGTTCCCGCGCATGCTTTACCGACTGGCCCCCTAG
- a CDS encoding substrate-binding domain-containing protein, with protein sequence MCALAGLSGCARGGSPGATEDSETSGRIKVVCTPELRALMDREVDAFRKLYPTSAIELTTGDSREGVAALMSRTVDLVAAARELAPEERDVRIKGGMQIEGYRIGKDGLCVVVHPDNPILRVSVEELRRVYLGEITRWEELRGSGGAIVPVIPPPGGDLMAAFDQRVMGGQAPTAPAVRAGSDSAVVALVRANRAAIGFVSGADPTGDVKVLRVSSLNGLPDWKPDAERVHDGDYPLVRTVNLFVRARGARLANGLVTFVSSRDGQAIVHEAGFVPTAVPVRFVRRSPMLGSH encoded by the coding sequence GTGTGCGCCCTGGCCGGTTTGAGCGGCTGCGCGCGGGGCGGCTCCCCGGGAGCCACGGAAGATTCCGAGACCAGCGGGCGTATCAAGGTCGTCTGCACGCCCGAGTTGCGGGCGCTGATGGACCGGGAAGTGGACGCGTTTCGGAAGCTCTACCCGACGTCGGCCATCGAGCTCACGACGGGGGACTCGCGAGAGGGGGTGGCGGCCCTGATGAGCCGTACGGTGGATCTCGTGGCCGCCGCTCGCGAACTGGCTCCGGAGGAGCGGGACGTGAGGATCAAGGGCGGCATGCAGATCGAGGGATACCGAATCGGGAAGGATGGCCTGTGCGTGGTCGTCCATCCCGACAACCCGATCCTGCGCGTGTCCGTCGAGGAGCTCCGGCGCGTCTACCTCGGCGAGATCACGCGCTGGGAGGAACTGCGCGGCTCCGGCGGGGCGATCGTCCCCGTCATCCCGCCGCCCGGCGGCGACCTCATGGCGGCTTTCGACCAGCGCGTGATGGGAGGGCAGGCGCCGACCGCTCCGGCCGTGCGCGCGGGTTCGGATTCCGCGGTCGTGGCGCTCGTCCGCGCGAACCGCGCCGCGATCGGATTCGTCTCGGGGGCCGACCCGACGGGGGACGTCAAGGTCCTGCGCGTTTCGTCGCTGAACGGGCTGCCCGACTGGAAGCCCGACGCCGAGCGCGTGCACGATGGCGACTATCCGCTGGTCCGGACCGTCAACCTGTTCGTGCGCGCGCGCGGTGCGCGCCTCGCGAACGGGCTCGTCACGTTCGTCTCGAGCCGGGACGGGCAGGCGATCGTCCACGAAGCCGGTTTCGTGCCGACCGCGGTCCCGGTGCGGTTCGTTCGACGCTCCCCGATGCTGGGGTCCCACTGA
- a CDS encoding tetratricopeptide repeat protein, with translation MNHITRNGSSVRVVVAGLIVLAGLALATPGARADDLKDARTALEAGQYDQALRLFERVASQGFAEGRAGVGQVYLRKREYAKAKAAFEKARDMDGNLALAWYGLGEVERRHERCDAAVPLFRKATELDRKYPEAQLALGECLTRTGHQAEAITALNPGLGWGTKWKPRFLVALGNVEMSRDSLRDAGIYFTQAQQAAPDDPITNRALGDFYLKRRIGSLAIPNYERAVALDSSDVELRFALANALEYDQRNGEALTEYQGVVSRDPEFAPGQLALGSLLYRAGQADPRRFAEAREPLEKYTGMVPDDPRGWSLLGRDYYFLKMKDEAVAAMTKADSLGDKSKELYTVLGRAYVDRKDWQKAIDAYAKGEPNLADQFKIGQMLVILGRLAQADSMYRGMIARDSTSLDAKYAMVELGKLAFRQKDYPATVATMQRRNALDPPSDEAYYYTGLSYKEMKQLPEAIAALRQAATLAPDKADRHFWLGLVLAGADSTAQADAELLRSTEIDSTSKNAAIAYQQLGYRALLEKDWSRAIGLLERSASLNDKDVHTLVWLGQGYQNSGNRGKAIEAYRRVLSLEPDNTDARNGLKVLGT, from the coding sequence ATGAACCACATCACTCGAAACGGATCCTCCGTCCGCGTCGTCGTCGCGGGCCTGATCGTCCTCGCCGGGCTCGCGCTCGCGACGCCCGGCGCCCGCGCCGACGATCTCAAGGACGCGCGCACGGCGCTCGAAGCCGGACAGTACGACCAGGCGCTGCGCCTGTTCGAACGCGTGGCCTCGCAGGGGTTCGCCGAGGGGCGTGCCGGCGTCGGGCAGGTCTATCTGCGCAAGCGCGAGTACGCGAAGGCGAAGGCGGCGTTCGAGAAGGCTCGAGACATGGACGGCAACCTCGCGCTCGCCTGGTACGGGCTGGGCGAGGTGGAGCGCCGCCACGAGCGTTGCGACGCCGCGGTTCCGCTGTTTCGCAAGGCGACCGAACTCGACCGCAAGTACCCGGAAGCGCAGCTCGCGCTCGGCGAGTGCCTGACCCGGACCGGGCATCAGGCCGAGGCCATCACGGCGCTCAATCCCGGCCTCGGCTGGGGCACGAAGTGGAAGCCACGGTTCCTCGTCGCGCTCGGCAACGTCGAGATGAGCCGGGATTCCCTGCGGGACGCCGGCATCTATTTCACGCAGGCGCAGCAGGCGGCGCCCGACGACCCGATCACCAACCGCGCGCTTGGTGATTTCTACCTCAAGCGCCGGATCGGCTCGCTCGCGATCCCGAACTACGAACGCGCGGTGGCGCTCGACAGCAGTGACGTCGAGCTGCGTTTCGCGCTCGCCAACGCGCTCGAGTACGACCAGCGCAACGGCGAGGCGCTGACCGAGTACCAGGGCGTGGTCTCGAGGGACCCGGAGTTCGCGCCCGGCCAGCTGGCGCTGGGCAGCCTGCTCTACCGGGCCGGACAGGCCGATCCACGGCGCTTCGCGGAAGCGCGCGAACCCCTCGAGAAGTACACCGGCATGGTCCCCGACGACCCGCGGGGCTGGAGCCTGCTGGGGCGCGACTACTACTTCCTGAAGATGAAGGACGAGGCCGTCGCGGCCATGACGAAGGCGGATTCGCTCGGCGACAAGTCGAAGGAGCTGTACACGGTCCTGGGGCGGGCGTACGTGGACCGGAAGGACTGGCAGAAGGCCATCGACGCCTACGCCAAGGGTGAGCCGAACCTGGCCGACCAGTTCAAGATCGGTCAGATGCTCGTGATCCTCGGACGCCTGGCGCAGGCGGACTCGATGTACCGGGGCATGATCGCCCGGGACTCCACTTCCCTGGACGCCAAATACGCGATGGTCGAACTGGGCAAGCTGGCCTTCCGCCAGAAGGACTACCCGGCCACGGTGGCCACCATGCAACGCCGAAACGCCCTTGACCCACCGTCCGACGAGGCTTACTACTACACCGGTTTGTCCTACAAGGAGATGAAGCAACTTCCGGAGGCCATCGCCGCGCTCCGGCAGGCGGCCACGCTTGCCCCGGACAAGGCGGACCGGCACTTCTGGCTCGGGCTCGTGCTCGCCGGCGCGGACTCGACCGCGCAGGCCGACGCCGAACTGCTCCGGTCGACCGAAATCGATTCCACCAGCAAGAACGCCGCGATTGCCTACCAACAATTAGGGTACCGTGCGCTCCTCGAAAAGGACTGGTCGCGTGCGATCGGGCTGCTCGAGCGCTCGGCGTCATTGAACGACAAGGACGTTCATACGCTCGTCTGGCTGGGGCAGGGCTACCAGAACTCCGGGAACCGGGGGAAGGCCATCGAGGCCTATCGCCGGGTCCTGTCGTTGGAACCCGACAACACGGACGCGCGAAACGGCCTCAAGGTGCTCGGGACCTGA
- a CDS encoding STAS domain-containing protein — MASLKSRQVGSITILQPKGYLTGGEETEELEKAIAQLNAEGAKHLVMNLSETQHLNSTALGVFIRARDQFIRRGGQVKLCSVDKRIENIFVITKLSMVFDVYPTEEQAIASFAERESV; from the coding sequence ATGGCATCGCTGAAGAGTCGGCAGGTGGGGAGCATCACGATCCTGCAGCCCAAGGGCTACCTGACGGGCGGCGAGGAGACGGAGGAGCTCGAGAAGGCGATCGCGCAGCTCAACGCCGAGGGCGCCAAGCACCTCGTCATGAACCTGAGCGAGACCCAGCACCTGAACTCGACCGCCCTCGGCGTGTTCATCCGCGCGCGCGACCAGTTCATCCGCCGGGGCGGCCAGGTGAAGCTGTGCTCCGTGGACAAGCGCATCGAGAACATCTTCGTGATCACCAAGCTCTCGATGGTCTTCGACGTCTATCCGACCGAGGAGCAGGCCATCGCCAGCTTCGCGGAACGGGAATCGGTCTAG
- a CDS encoding STAS domain-containing protein, with protein MAVSRKQVRSIVVISAKGRFYGDRETDELDKAILDEAAAGNLRLVLNMQECDALNSIAIGVLMKAYTSYKNRGGEIKLCGLGKRLKDLFVMTKLIMVFDHHDTEEQALAAFAEVEK; from the coding sequence ATGGCCGTCAGCCGCAAGCAGGTCCGCAGCATCGTCGTCATCTCGGCGAAGGGGCGCTTTTACGGCGACCGTGAGACCGACGAACTGGACAAGGCGATCCTCGACGAAGCCGCCGCGGGGAACCTGCGACTCGTCCTGAACATGCAGGAGTGCGACGCGCTCAATTCGATCGCCATCGGCGTCCTGATGAAGGCCTACACGAGCTACAAGAATCGGGGCGGCGAGATCAAGCTCTGCGGCCTGGGCAAGCGGCTCAAGGATCTCTTCGTCATGACCAAGTTGATCATGGTGTTCGATCACCACGACACCGAGGAGCAGGCGCTCGCGGCGTTCGCGGAGGTCGAGAAGTAG
- a CDS encoding MotA/TolQ/ExbB proton channel family protein has product MARFLVPVYFVLATAVSFFAWWNLPALGELGKQMREAGPLVAMLILLLILQVTFVLERTWSLNKAKGRGSLPDFLNNVRKKIHTGDVDGAIQLCGQQRGSAANVMRAGLERYLMLRREGAPKDKIVAETQAAIQEANGLEVPLLERNLIALSTIASIGTMVGLLGTVIGMIRSFAALGNTGAVDASKLAVGISEALVNTAGGLIVAILGIVMYNVFVTRVDGFNYMMDEASYEAVQLLAATASDKK; this is encoded by the coding sequence ATGGCCAGATTCCTTGTCCCAGTCTATTTCGTCCTCGCGACCGCGGTTTCGTTCTTCGCCTGGTGGAACCTTCCGGCGCTCGGCGAGCTCGGCAAGCAGATGCGGGAGGCCGGCCCGCTGGTGGCCATGCTGATCCTGCTGCTGATCCTCCAGGTGACGTTCGTGCTCGAGCGGACCTGGAGCCTCAACAAGGCCAAGGGCCGCGGATCGCTGCCCGACTTCCTCAACAACGTTCGCAAGAAGATCCACACCGGCGACGTGGACGGTGCGATCCAACTGTGCGGCCAGCAGCGGGGCTCGGCGGCGAACGTCATGCGCGCCGGACTCGAGCGCTACCTGATGCTCCGCAGGGAAGGAGCCCCGAAGGACAAGATCGTGGCCGAGACGCAGGCGGCGATCCAGGAGGCCAACGGCCTCGAGGTGCCGCTGCTCGAGCGGAACCTGATCGCGCTCTCGACGATCGCCTCCATCGGCACGATGGTCGGCCTGCTCGGAACGGTCATCGGCATGATCCGTTCGTTCGCCGCCCTCGGCAACACCGGCGCGGTGGACGCTTCCAAGCTCGCCGTCGGCATCTCCGAGGCGCTCGTGAACACGGCCGGCGGCCTGATCGTCGCCATTCTCGGCATCGTCATGTACAACGTCTTCGTCACGCGCGTGGACGGCTTCAACTACATGATGGACGAGGCCTCGTACGAGGCGGTGCAGCTGCTCGCGGCCACCGCCAGCGACAAGAAGTAG
- a CDS encoding biopolymer transporter ExbD — translation MLKKMRRIGISIDMTPMVDVAFLLLIFFMTTTQFRPPEKDKIDLPDSNSEAKAPESDVITISVTAPKAANNNMSVVRVEYRQGGQDVERILEPQDVKANLGPTLSTARAANPRARVLVKMDKDAQFGVMADMMGAFQESNATRFNVQTNLAQGGGLFKRQGAPPAKH, via the coding sequence ATGCTCAAGAAGATGCGCCGCATCGGCATCTCCATCGACATGACGCCGATGGTCGATGTGGCGTTCCTCCTGCTGATCTTCTTCATGACGACCACGCAGTTCCGCCCGCCGGAGAAGGACAAGATCGATCTGCCGGACTCGAACTCCGAGGCCAAGGCGCCCGAGTCCGACGTCATCACCATCTCGGTGACGGCGCCCAAGGCGGCGAACAACAACATGTCCGTGGTGCGCGTCGAGTACCGGCAGGGTGGGCAGGACGTCGAGCGGATCCTCGAGCCGCAGGACGTCAAGGCCAACCTCGGTCCGACGCTCAGCACCGCGCGTGCCGCGAACCCCCGGGCCCGGGTCCTCGTCAAGATGGACAAGGACGCCCAGTTCGGGGTGATGGCCGACATGATGGGCGCGTTCCAGGAATCCAACGCGACCCGTTTCAACGTGCAGACCAACCTTGCGCAGGGCGGCGGTCTCTTCAAGCGGCAGGGCGCGCCCCCGGCGAAGCACTGA
- a CDS encoding biopolymer transporter ExbD → MGAVDAPQPREKKGKAKGFHRPKRRVGIRIDMTPMVDVAFLLLIFFMVTTVFRKPQALEINLPPDNDTPAQIAESKILQLRVLSDNRIYWKRGPKEDPWSRTTPEGMKDVLKPFVGNKDLVVLIKIDREARFDNMVTIIDQLDIAKLGRFSILELPPNEKAEVEKL, encoded by the coding sequence ATGGGTGCAGTCGACGCCCCACAACCCAGGGAAAAGAAGGGCAAGGCCAAGGGTTTCCATCGCCCGAAGCGCCGTGTCGGCATTCGCATCGACATGACGCCGATGGTGGACGTGGCCTTCCTCCTGCTGATTTTCTTCATGGTCACGACGGTGTTCCGCAAGCCGCAGGCGCTGGAAATCAACCTGCCGCCGGACAACGACACGCCGGCGCAGATCGCCGAGTCGAAGATCCTGCAGCTGCGGGTGCTGTCCGACAATCGCATCTACTGGAAGCGCGGCCCGAAGGAAGACCCGTGGTCGCGGACGACGCCGGAAGGCATGAAGGACGTGCTCAAGCCGTTCGTGGGCAACAAGGACCTCGTCGTGCTGATCAAGATTGACCGCGAGGCGCGGTTCGACAACATGGTGACGATCATCGACCAGCTCGACATCGCGAAGCTCGGACGCTTCTCGATCCTCGAGCTGCCGCCGAACGAGAAAGCCGAGGTGGAGAAGCTGTGA
- a CDS encoding TonB family protein yields MSARKIALYDFMPYGAPELLEVAQTYLTRALTVAMAGLAVIFALILALSFWLANRPKETSTIVVPYRELAAPPPLTDATPPPKVQVTTQVAPPAAAVPVPVPDAEAPQEQTIASQEELSAASPGVSTEGNGDIVVAPPEDELPQFGQYVYVEELPEAVTRVAPQYPDIAREAGVDGTVLVQALVGKDGKVKDVRVQKSIPMLDASAIAAVKQWVFKPALSNNKPVAVWVAVPVKFSLH; encoded by the coding sequence GTGAGCGCACGCAAGATCGCACTCTACGACTTCATGCCCTACGGAGCCCCGGAGCTCCTCGAGGTCGCGCAGACCTATCTGACGCGCGCCCTGACCGTGGCGATGGCCGGGCTCGCGGTGATCTTCGCGCTGATCCTCGCGCTCTCCTTCTGGCTCGCGAACCGGCCGAAGGAGACGAGCACGATCGTGGTGCCCTACCGTGAGCTGGCGGCGCCACCGCCCCTCACGGACGCCACGCCGCCCCCGAAGGTGCAGGTGACGACGCAGGTGGCCCCGCCCGCGGCGGCCGTTCCGGTGCCGGTCCCCGACGCCGAGGCGCCGCAGGAGCAGACGATCGCCTCGCAGGAGGAGTTGTCCGCGGCTTCGCCCGGGGTGAGCACGGAAGGCAACGGCGACATCGTCGTGGCTCCGCCGGAGGACGAACTGCCGCAGTTCGGCCAGTACGTCTACGTCGAAGAACTGCCGGAAGCCGTGACGCGGGTCGCGCCCCAATATCCGGACATCGCCCGTGAGGCGGGAGTGGACGGTACCGTGCTGGTGCAGGCGCTCGTCGGCAAGGACGGCAAGGTCAAGGACGTGCGGGTCCAGAAGTCCATCCCCATGCTCGACGCCTCGGCGATCGCGGCGGTCAAGCAGTGGGTCTTCAAGCCCGCGCTGTCCAACAACAAGCCCGTCGCGGTCTGGGTGGCGGTGCCGGTGAAGTTCAGCCTGCACTGA
- a CDS encoding TolC family protein, with amino-acid sequence MRRVFLTLIALSAATTLPASAEPLTAEGAVRIALQHSPALVQASAAVDGASAGLWGAYSGVLPRISGAASRSGSATDPPYVYSHGNSGGISGSWSVLSLSNWASLAGARAGMSAARLDRAAARADVILGTKSQFYEVVKAMHLARVSGQALRLSRDDERRVRALFEVGSVSKSDLLQAQVRTSQSELDSLLADHAVFAQRITLARQLGVSEESLGEVDSTLTATAMAVDAAAVLADARSLRPDVRAAQAGLRSAEFGMRAAQLARLPELSADASWSASHPGVPAADLSSPGSFIERDWSHTKRGTVSLSMPLFDLGVESGVARARSSLRSARESRDAVLRNLDGEVRQVLLLYREATEREALARRTIESASENLNLIQQKYNVGSATILDLIASQVQYQGAQNDLVTALAAMRVAEASIDRVRGRSE; translated from the coding sequence ATGCGCCGAGTCTTCCTGACCCTGATTGCCCTGTCCGCCGCAACGACCCTTCCGGCTTCCGCGGAACCCCTGACCGCCGAGGGCGCGGTGCGGATCGCGCTTCAGCACAGCCCCGCCCTGGTGCAGGCCAGTGCCGCCGTGGATGGCGCTTCGGCCGGACTGTGGGGAGCGTATTCCGGCGTGTTGCCTCGCATTTCCGGTGCGGCCAGCCGCTCCGGCAGCGCCACCGACCCGCCCTACGTCTACTCGCACGGCAACAGTGGCGGGATCTCGGGGAGCTGGTCGGTCCTGAGCCTCTCGAACTGGGCGTCGCTCGCCGGCGCAAGAGCCGGCATGAGCGCCGCTCGGCTGGACCGCGCGGCGGCCCGTGCCGACGTCATCCTCGGCACCAAGAGCCAGTTCTACGAGGTCGTCAAGGCGATGCACCTCGCGCGCGTTTCGGGGCAGGCGCTGCGCCTCTCGCGCGACGACGAACGCCGCGTGCGCGCGCTCTTCGAGGTGGGTTCGGTTTCGAAGAGCGACCTGCTCCAGGCGCAGGTGCGCACCTCGCAGTCCGAGCTGGATTCGCTGCTCGCCGACCACGCGGTGTTCGCGCAGCGGATCACGCTCGCCCGGCAGCTGGGGGTCAGCGAGGAGAGCCTCGGCGAGGTGGACTCGACGCTGACGGCCACGGCGATGGCCGTGGACGCCGCGGCCGTGCTGGCCGACGCGCGGTCGCTGCGGCCCGACGTCCGCGCCGCGCAGGCGGGGCTTCGCTCCGCCGAGTTCGGGATGCGCGCCGCGCAGCTCGCACGGCTGCCCGAGCTGTCTGCGGACGCCAGCTGGTCGGCGAGCCACCCGGGCGTGCCGGCGGCGGACCTCTCCTCGCCCGGCTCGTTCATCGAGCGGGACTGGTCCCACACCAAGCGCGGCACGGTCTCCCTTTCCATGCCGCTGTTCGACCTCGGCGTCGAGTCCGGTGTCGCGCGCGCGCGCTCGAGCCTTCGCTCGGCCCGCGAGAGCCGGGACGCGGTCCTGCGCAATCTCGACGGCGAGGTGCGCCAGGTGCTGCTGCTGTACCGCGAGGCCACCGAGCGGGAGGCGCTCGCCAGGCGCACCATCGAGTCGGCGAGCGAGAACCTCAACCTCATCCAGCAGAAGTACAACGTCGGTTCGGCGACGATTCTGGACCTGATCGCCTCGCAGGTGCAGTACCAGGGCGCCCAGAACGATCTCGTCACCGCGCTGGCCGCGATGCGCGTGGCGGAGGCCTCGATCGATCGCGTTCGCGGCCGCAGCGAATGA
- a CDS encoding efflux RND transporter periplasmic adaptor subunit: MKKQAWIWIVLGLVVFGGLLVANSANISRGKVEAVQMALVRREDITARVRAPGKIEAKTRVQVSADIMGRIVRLLVKEGDRVRRGQLMLQLDDTQYRSAFAQARASYASAQARLREAQTTLRINESNFARQRTLYDQKLLSQAEWEQAQSANESARVASATATEDAARAKAALDAAADNLSKTSFKAPFDGVVSALNVEQGENVIMGTMNNVGTQILTVSDLSRMLVRADVDETDIVDLKLGQKVRISVDAVPDTTFAGTVTEIGNTAKRSITSTVEGQTDFEVKVVFDDNVPQVRPGMTADVNIDTGTHAHTLAVPIQAVVVRTQRELDRAAKKPDERAKRRPRSVVSAEDDTVGKRDAEITGVFVAKDGVVRFLPVRTGLASETMIEVFGDLKEGDAVVSGPYKALRDLKPGSKVKRESAGKEKK; this comes from the coding sequence ATGAAGAAGCAGGCGTGGATCTGGATCGTTCTCGGCCTCGTCGTGTTCGGCGGCCTCCTGGTGGCAAACTCCGCGAACATCTCGCGGGGCAAGGTCGAGGCGGTGCAGATGGCGCTGGTGCGCCGCGAGGACATCACGGCACGCGTGCGCGCTCCCGGCAAGATCGAGGCGAAGACCCGGGTGCAGGTGAGCGCCGACATCATGGGCCGCATCGTGCGACTGCTCGTCAAGGAGGGCGACCGGGTCCGGCGCGGGCAGCTCATGCTGCAGCTCGACGACACGCAGTACCGCAGCGCCTTCGCGCAGGCGCGCGCCAGCTACGCCTCGGCTCAGGCGCGACTGCGCGAGGCGCAGACCACCCTGCGCATCAACGAGTCGAACTTCGCGCGCCAGCGCACGCTGTACGACCAGAAGCTCCTGTCGCAGGCCGAGTGGGAACAGGCCCAGAGCGCCAACGAGAGCGCTCGCGTCGCCTCGGCGACCGCCACGGAGGACGCAGCGCGGGCGAAGGCGGCGCTCGACGCGGCCGCCGACAACCTGTCCAAGACGAGCTTCAAGGCGCCGTTCGACGGGGTGGTGAGCGCGCTGAACGTCGAGCAGGGCGAGAACGTGATCATGGGAACCATGAACAACGTCGGCACGCAGATCCTCACGGTCTCCGACCTCTCCCGGATGCTGGTGCGGGCGGACGTGGACGAAACCGACATCGTGGACCTCAAGCTCGGCCAGAAGGTCCGGATCTCCGTGGACGCCGTGCCCGACACGACGTTCGCCGGGACGGTGACCGAGATCGGCAACACCGCGAAACGCTCGATCACCTCGACGGTCGAAGGGCAGACCGACTTCGAGGTCAAGGTGGTCTTCGACGACAATGTGCCGCAGGTGCGCCCGGGCATGACGGCGGACGTGAACATTGACACCGGGACGCACGCCCACACCCTCGCCGTTCCGATCCAGGCCGTGGTCGTCCGCACACAACGCGAGCTCGACCGCGCCGCGAAGAAGCCGGACGAGCGCGCGAAGCGCCGTCCGCGCAGCGTGGTCAGCGCCGAGGACGACACCGTCGGCAAGCGGGACGCGGAGATCACCGGGGTGTTCGTGGCGAAGGACGGCGTCGTGCGATTCCTTCCCGTGCGGACCGGCCTGGCGAGCGAGACGATGATCGAGGTCTTCGGTGACCTCAAGGAAGGCGACGCGGTGGTTTCGGGCCCGTACAAGGCGCTCCGCGACCTCAAGCCCGGAAGCAAGGTCAAGCGGGAATCCGCCGGCAAGGAGAAGAAGTGA
- a CDS encoding ABC transporter ATP-binding protein has protein sequence MIQIHNLHRTYQVGDQEVRALDGVDLEIAQNEYVAIMGPSGSGKSTLMNILGCLDTPTSGSYRLKDQEIGKLTDDELARIRNQEIGFVFQTFNLLARADALHNVELPLVYAGIKHEERRQRARESLTMVGLADRMKHKPNELSGGQRQRVAIARALVNRPSIILADEPTGNLDSRTGEEIMLAFERIWREGNTVILVTHEPDIAEHARRIVRMKDGRIESDQRNPNPRSAVAAGAAGSE, from the coding sequence CTGATCCAGATCCACAACCTGCACCGCACCTATCAGGTGGGTGACCAGGAAGTGCGCGCCCTCGACGGAGTGGACCTCGAGATCGCTCAGAACGAATACGTCGCGATCATGGGGCCCTCCGGCTCGGGCAAGTCCACGCTCATGAACATCCTCGGCTGCCTGGACACGCCGACGAGCGGATCCTACCGGCTCAAGGATCAGGAGATCGGCAAGCTCACCGACGACGAGCTCGCCCGCATCCGCAATCAGGAAATCGGGTTCGTATTCCAGACGTTCAACCTGCTCGCGCGCGCCGACGCGCTGCACAACGTCGAGCTTCCGCTCGTGTACGCGGGGATCAAGCACGAGGAGCGCCGCCAGAGGGCGCGCGAGAGCCTGACGATGGTGGGCCTCGCGGACCGCATGAAGCACAAGCCGAACGAGCTGTCGGGCGGCCAGCGCCAGCGCGTCGCCATCGCCCGAGCCCTCGTCAACCGGCCCAGCATCATCCTCGCCGACGAGCCGACGGGAAATCTCGATTCGCGCACCGGCGAGGAGATCATGCTCGCCTTCGAACGCATCTGGCGGGAGGGCAACACGGTGATCCTCGTGACCCACGAGCCCGACATCGCCGAGCATGCGCGCCGTATCGTGCGCATGAAGGACGGGCGGATCGAGAGCGACCAGCGGAACCCGAATCCGCGTTCGGCGGTGGCCGCGGGGGCCGCGGGTTCGGAATGA